Proteins co-encoded in one Candidatus Tanganyikabacteria bacterium genomic window:
- a CDS encoding transcriptional regulator has product MSNEFRNYLALAALGPDRPGLVAEATAFVSERGGNVEDSRMAILGAEFGILLLVSGAPDAAAAIERDLAALAAQTGLEFQVRRTSSPEEHRREAGIPCVVTAEALDHEGIVQAVAGALHRVGVNIVSLTTEAYQAPITGSPLFRMEARIDVPPGRTVSDVRQSLDEVARKENLDIEARTLAARA; this is encoded by the coding sequence ATGAGCAACGAATTCCGCAACTACCTCGCCCTGGCCGCCCTCGGACCGGATCGTCCGGGCCTGGTCGCGGAGGCGACCGCGTTCGTCTCGGAACGCGGCGGCAACGTCGAGGACAGCCGGATGGCGATCCTCGGGGCCGAGTTCGGCATCCTGCTGCTGGTCTCCGGCGCGCCGGACGCGGCTGCGGCCATCGAACGCGACCTCGCCGCCCTGGCCGCGCAGACCGGCCTGGAGTTCCAGGTGCGGCGCACGAGCAGTCCGGAGGAACACCGCCGCGAGGCCGGCATCCCGTGCGTCGTCACGGCCGAGGCCCTCGACCACGAGGGCATCGTGCAGGCGGTTGCCGGCGCCCTCCACCGCGTGGGCGTCAACATCGTCTCGCTGACGACCGAGGCGTACCAGGCGCCCATCACGGGATCGCCGCTCTTCAGGATGGAGGCCCGCATCGACGTGCCGCCGGGCCGGACCGTCTCGGACGTGCGCCAGTCGCTCGACGAAGTCGCGCGCAAGGAGAACCTCGACATCGAAGCGCGCACCCTGGCGGCGCGCGCCTAG